A DNA window from Pyrus communis chromosome 3, drPyrComm1.1, whole genome shotgun sequence contains the following coding sequences:
- the LOC137728990 gene encoding pentatricopeptide repeat-containing protein At1g11290, chloroplastic-like: MFQRSPHILHNPLLLKFLHFPATQTTPFSTLSSLFSLCTEPRKLQQIHARFVLHGLHQNPTLSSQLIDRYANLGLLGRSEQVFNSVTDPSPILYDAIIRKLSEFGQFEKTLLVYNDMVMKSIYPDGNTYPFVLKSCSDARIGGKIHGHVVKLGFDSYDLVDAALVDVYGNYGGFGNAGEVVDEMSVWEGGLDFLISEASRSGKAMEKLEPESVNLVTVINLLRSSVDLNSLKAGKAVHCVVVVRNLCEDLSVNTALLSMYAKLGDLKYAELLFGKMPDKDSVVWNIMISAYARNRHPKESLELLRCMGRSGVRADLFTAIPAISSIAQLRATDWGKQMHAHVIRNGSDYQVSIHNSLIDMYCACDDLNSAQKIFDLVPNKTVVSWSAMIKGYVTHGRSLDALSLFSKMKADGLVVDFITVINILPACVNLGALENVKYLHGYSMKLSLNSLSSVNTAFLVSYAKCGCIEMARKLFDEENINTKDVITWNSMISAYAKHGDWSRSFELYHQMKKSSLKPDQVTFLGVLTACVNAGLVQEGKECFKEMVEKYDCQPSHEHYACMVDLLGRAGHVNEARELVKSMPFRPDARVWGPLLSACKLHSETGVAEFAAEKLITMEPKNPGNYILLANIYAADGKWDRVAKMRSSLRNLGLKKTPGLSWVEINGLQHEFRVADRSHPRSDGIYAILRNLEWEIKDARDRDSV, encoded by the coding sequence CCGCTATGCCAACCTCGGCCTCCTCGGTCGTTCCGAACAGGTCTTCAACTCTGTCACCGACCCAAGTCCGATTCTATACGACGCAATCATTAGAAAGCTGTCGGAGTTTGGTCAGTTCGAGAAAACCCTTTTGGTTTACAATGATATGGTCATGAAATCAATTTACCCAGATGGAAATACTTACCCTTTTGTTTTGAAATCGTGTTCGGATGCTAGAATTGGGGGAAAGATTCATGGGCATGTGGTGAAATTGGGTTTTGATTCGTATGATTTGGTGGATGCTGCTTTGGTTGATGTGTATGGAAATTATGGTGGATTTGGGAATGCAGGAGAGGTGGTTGATGAAATGTCTGTTTGGGAGGGTGGTTTGGATTTTTTGATTTCTGAGGCTTCGCGAAGTGGGAAAGCAATGGAGAAACTTGAGCCTGAATCGGTTAATTTAGTTACTGTGATTAACTTGCTGAGATCAAGTGTGGATTTGAACTCACTGAAGGCGGGAAAGGCTGTTCATTGTGTGGTGGTTGTGAGAAATTTGTGTGAGGATTTGTCTGTGAATACTGCATTGTTGTCTATGTATGCCAAGTTGGGTGATTTGAAATATGCAGAATTGTTGTTTGGAAAAATGCCTGACAAGGACTCTGTTGTTTGGAATATAATGATCTCAGCTTATGCTCGAAATCGGCATCCTAAGGAATCACTTGAGCTATTGAGATGCATGGGAAGATCAGGGGTTAGAGCTGATTTATTTACTGCAATCCCTGCAATTTCGTCAATTGCGCAGTTAAGAGCTACTGATTGGGGCAAGCAAATGCATGCTCATGTGATAAGAAATGGTTCAGATTATCAAGTTTCTATTCACAATTCTCTAATTGACATGTACTGTGCTTGTGATGATCTGAATTCGGCACAAAAGATTTTTGACTTGGTGCCGAACAAGACTGTGGTTTCATGGAGTGCAATGATCAAAGGATATGTAACCCATGGTCGGAGTCTTGATGCGCTTTCTCTCTTCTCCAAGATGAAAGCTGATGGATTAGTTGTTGATTTCATTACAGTTATTAACATCTTGCCTGCTTGTGTGAACCTTGGGGCACTAGAGAATGTAAAGTACCTTCATGGGTACTCGATGAAACTCAGCCTTAACTCGCTTTCATCTGTTAATACGGCGTTTCTAGTTAGCTATGCGAAATGCGGATGCATAGAGATGGCCCGGAAGCTTTTTGACGAAGAAAACATCAACACTAAAGATGTAATCACGTGGAATTCTATGATTAGCGCGTATGCTAAGCATGGAGACTGGTCTCGTTCTTTCGAGTTGTACCACCAAATGAAGAAATCGAGCTTGAAACCAGATCAAGTAACCTTTCTCGGAGTACTGACAGCCTGTGTAAATGCAGGTCTTGTTCAAGAAGGAAAGGAATGTTTCAAGGAGATGGTTGAAAAATACGATTGCCAACCAAGCCATGAACACTATGCTTGCATGGTGGATCTGCTAGGGCGTGCCGGGCATGTCAACGAAGCCAGAGAGCTAGTAAAATCTATGCCTTTCAGACCGGATGCTCGGGTTTGGGGGCCTTTGTTGAGCGCTTGCAAGTTGCATTCGGAGACTGGAGTTGCGGAGTTCGCTGCTGAGAAGCTTATAACTATGGAACCAAAAAATCCCGGAAATTATATATTGCTTGCCAACATATATGCTGCAGATGGAAAGTGGGATAGAGTTGCTAAGATGAGGAGTTCCCTCAGAAACTTAGGCCTGAAGAAAACTCCCGGATTGAGCTGGGTTGAGATAAACGGACTTCAACATGAATTCCGAGTAGCGGACCGTTCTCATCCGAGATCCGACGGTATATATGCCATATTAAGAAACCTGGAGTGGGAAATCAAGGACGCAAGAGACAGAGATAGCGTATAG
- the LOC137728991 gene encoding uncharacterized protein yields the protein MSLIAGSYEKFIWGFKLRPLNPSPDSQSLTLTPLFSYPSHLSSITSVATAGSAAASGGTDDTVHLYDMSSATSLGSLHDHSATVTSLSFFTPPHLSFPLNLISADAEGSLCIYEADPFVLLKTLKPHRKAINDVALHPSGKLALTVGKDECLAMINLVRGKRSFYCRVAKEASLVSYDFSGEKFYMTMEEKVLVHEAEDAKLLCEFENLKRVLCIEPGENGILFTGGEDRSITAWDTNSGKVAYCIEDAHPTRVKGIVTLTSKAGAEVNEDPYLVASASSDGIIRVWDVRMAVTEKPNPLAEANTKSRLTCLAGSSLKSFKRPQVGKSVPEEKHDAET from the exons ATGAGCCTAATCGCCGGCTCCTACGAGAAATTCATATGGGGCTTCAAGCTCAGACCCCTAAACCCTAGCCCCGATTCTCaatccctaaccctaaccccTCTCTTCTCCTACCCCTCCCACCTCTCCTCAATCACCTCTGTCGCCACCGCTGGTTCAGCCGCCGCATCCGGCGGCACCGATGACACCGTCCACCTCTACGACATGTCCTCCGCCACCTCCCTCGGCTCCCTCCACGACCACTCCGCCACCGTTACCTCCCTATCCTTCTTCACCCCTCCCCACCTCTCCTTCCCCCTCAACCTCATCTCCGCCGACGCCGAGGGGTCCCTCTGCATCTACGAGGCCGACCCTTTCGTCCTCCTCAAGACCCTCAAGCCGCACAGGAAGGCGATTAACGACGTGGCGTTGCACCCGTCCGGGAAGCTGGCGTTGACGGTGGGTAAAGACGAGTGCTTGGCGATGATTAATTTGGTGAGGGGGAAGAGGAGCTTCTATTGCAGAGTGGCGAAGGAGGCAAGCTTGGTGAGCTATGATTTCTCCGGAGAGAAGTTCTATATGACTATGGAGGAGAAGGTGCTGGTTCATGAGGCTGAGGATGCTAAGTTGCTGTGTGAATTCGAGAATTTGAAGCGGGTTCTGTGCATTGAGCCCGGTGAG AATGGAATTTTATTTACCGGTGGTGAGGACCGGAGTATTACAGCGTGGGACACAAACAGTGGGAAAGTGGCATATTGCATTGAGGATGCACATCCTACTCGTGTGAAGGGAATTGTTACGCTTACAAGCAAAGCTGGTGCTGAAGTCAATGAGGATCCCTATCTTGTGGCATCTGCCTCGTCAGATGGGATTATACGTGTTTGGGATGTTCGCATGGCTGTTACCGAGAAGCCAAATCCATTGGCCGAGGCTAACACAAAATCGAGGCTTACTTGTCTGGCTGGATCATCTCTTAAAT CTTTCAAACGGCCACAGGTTGGAAAAAGCGTTCCAGAAGAGAAACACGATGCAGAAACATAA
- the LOC137728065 gene encoding uncharacterized protein yields MGQEEEQQQLQQRQGEEAPPPSSQATSQEPSTQTAPPPPPFDPSRMIGIIKRKAMIKELAAAYHAECLAYCQEILELQRKSDEPFIDLKPPEDMKKEIMRPPKRLKKPTRR; encoded by the exons ATGGGTCAAGAAGAAGAACAGCAACAACTACAGCAGCGACAAGGAGAAGAAGCTCCTCCACCTTCTTCTCAGGCGACCTCTCAGGAACCCTCCACCCAAACCGCCCCTCCTCCTCCCCCGTTCGATCCCAGTCGAA tgATTGGCATCATCAAAAGAAAGGCCATGATAAAAGAGTTAGCTGCTGCATACCACGCAGAGTGCCTTGCATACTGTCAAGAGATTTTGGAACTTCAAAGGAAATCGGATGAG CCATTTATTGACCTGAAACCTCCAGAGGAtatgaagaaggagataatgcGGCCCCCCAAGCGTCTAAAGAAACCCACTAGACGCTGA
- the LOC137728064 gene encoding endoplasmic reticulum oxidoreductin-1-like isoform X1, with the protein MDGAKGKPRRWVWVVGAVIAVFVAVAMTSVRAPKISFFGRSNKACNCTQKTHKYSGIVEDCCCDYETADHLNKEVLHPSLQELVKTPFFRYFKVKLWCDCPFWPDDGMCRLRDCSVCECPDSEFPESFKKPYHGLPVDDLVCQEGKPEAAVDRTLDNKAFRGWTEIDNPWTNDDETDNAEMTYVNLQLNPERYTGYTGPSARRIWDAVYAENCPKYPSEELCAEERILYKLISGLHSSISVHIASDYLLDETTQMWGPNLSLLYDRVLRYPDRVRNLYFTYLFVLRAVTKAADYLEHAEYDTGNPTEDLKTQSLVRQLLYNPNLQAACPVPFDEAKLWKGQRGPELKQKIQKQFRNISALMDCVGCEKCRLWGKLQVLGLGTALKILFSVDGQQNAVQTLHLQRNEVIALVNLLNRLSESVKFVNEMGSEGQISSPTTPNCPLQRMWASMFNTPAPSCPLRKMWASMLNTPAPSCPLQRMWGSIFKTPAPSCPLQKIWASLKRKEN; encoded by the exons ATGGATGGGGCGAAGGGAAAACCGAGACGATGGGTTTGGGTCGTCGGGGCGGTGATCGCCGTCTTCGTTGCCGTCGCCATGACATCCGTACGTGCTCCGAAGATATCGTTCTTTGGACGGTCTAACAAGGCTTGTAATTGTACTCAG AAAACGCATAAGTACAGTGGGATAGTGGAGGATTGTTGTTGTGATTACGAGACCGCAGACCACCTTAACAAGGAAGTTCTGCATCCATCACTCCAAGAACTTGTCAAAACTCCGTTCTTCCGGTATTTCAAG GTTAAGTTATGGTGCGACTGCCCTTTCTGGCCTGATGATGGTATGTGCCGTCTGCGGGATTGCAGTGTATGCGAATGCCCAGATAGTGAGTTCCCCGAGTCGTTCAAGAAACCCTATCATGGCCTTCCAGTGGATGATCTTGTTTGTCAGGAGGGAAAGCCTGAAGCAGCTGTTGATCGTACACTGGATAATAAAGCTTTCAGAGGATGGACAGAAATAGATAATCCCTGGACAAATGACGATGAGACAGACAATG CTGAGATGACATATGTGAATCTTCAACTGAATCCTGAACGATATACCGGCTACACTGGTCCATCTGCGAGAAGGATATGGGATGCTGTCTACGCAGAGAACTGTCCTAAAT ATCCATCCGAAGAGTTATGCGCTGAAGAAAGAATTCTGTACAAGTTGATATCTGGTCTTCATTCCTCTATTTCAGTCCACATAGCTTCCGATTATCTCCTTGATGAAACTACACAGATG TGGGGTCCAAATCTCTCATTGTTGTATGATCGGGTCCTAAGATACCCAGACCGTGTCAGAAACTTGTACTTCACGTATCTCTTCGTTCTCCGAGCAGTGACAAAG GCTGCAGATTACTTGGAACATGCTGAATATGACACTGGTAATCCTACTGAGGATCTCAAGACACAATCCTTGGTGAGACAGCTACTCTATAATCCCAATCTACAAGCTGCTTGCCCTGTCCCATTTGATGAAGCTAAGCTGTGGAAAGGCCAACGTGGACCTGAACTAAAGCAGAAAATACAGAAACAGTTCAGAAACATCAG TGCATTGATGGATTGTGTCGGATGTGAAAAATGTCGACTTTGGGGGAAGCTTCAGGTCCTTGGTCTTGGCACCGCACTTAAAATCCTCTTCTCTGTTGACGGTCAACAAAATGCTGTTCAAACT CTGCACCTGCAAAGGAATGAGGTGATTGCCTTGGTGAACCTACTAAATCGGCTCTCAGAATCCGTCAAGTTTGTTAATGAAATGGGATCAGAAGGGCAGATTTCTTCACCCACCACCCCAAATTGCCCTTTGCAAAGGATGTGGGCGTCAATGTTTAATACACCAGCCCCAAGTTGCCCATTGCGAAAGATGTGGGCGTCAATGCTCAATACACCAGCCCCAAGTTGCCCGTTGCAAAGGATGTGGGGGTCAATATTTAAAACACCAGCCCCAAGTTGCCCGTTGCAAAAGATTTGGGCATCGTTAAAAC GTAAGGAGAACTAA
- the LOC137728064 gene encoding endoplasmic reticulum oxidoreductin-1-like isoform X2, giving the protein MDGAKGKPRRWVWVVGAVIAVFVAVAMTSVRAPKISFFGRSNKACNCTQKTHKYSGIVEDCCCDYETADHLNKEVLHPSLQELVKTPFFRYFKVKLWCDCPFWPDDGMCRLRDCSVCECPDSEFPESFKKPYHGLPVDDLVCQEGKPEAAVDRTLDNKAFRGWTEIDNPWTNDDETDNAEMTYVNLQLNPERYTGYTGPSARRIWDAVYAENCPKYPSEELCAEERILYKLISGLHSSISVHIASDYLLDETTQMWGPNLSLLYDRVLRYPDRVRNLYFTYLFVLRAVTKAADYLEHAEYDTGNPTEDLKTQSLVRQLLYNPNLQAACPVPFDEAKLWKGQRGPELKQKIQKQFRNISALMDCVGCEKCRLWGKLQVLGLGTALKILFSVDGQQNAVQTLHLQRNEVIALVNLLNRLSESVKFVNEMGSEGQISSPTTPNCPLQRMWASMFNTPAPSCPLRKMWASMLNTPAPSCPLQRMWGSIFKTPAPSCPLQKIWASLKRR; this is encoded by the exons ATGGATGGGGCGAAGGGAAAACCGAGACGATGGGTTTGGGTCGTCGGGGCGGTGATCGCCGTCTTCGTTGCCGTCGCCATGACATCCGTACGTGCTCCGAAGATATCGTTCTTTGGACGGTCTAACAAGGCTTGTAATTGTACTCAG AAAACGCATAAGTACAGTGGGATAGTGGAGGATTGTTGTTGTGATTACGAGACCGCAGACCACCTTAACAAGGAAGTTCTGCATCCATCACTCCAAGAACTTGTCAAAACTCCGTTCTTCCGGTATTTCAAG GTTAAGTTATGGTGCGACTGCCCTTTCTGGCCTGATGATGGTATGTGCCGTCTGCGGGATTGCAGTGTATGCGAATGCCCAGATAGTGAGTTCCCCGAGTCGTTCAAGAAACCCTATCATGGCCTTCCAGTGGATGATCTTGTTTGTCAGGAGGGAAAGCCTGAAGCAGCTGTTGATCGTACACTGGATAATAAAGCTTTCAGAGGATGGACAGAAATAGATAATCCCTGGACAAATGACGATGAGACAGACAATG CTGAGATGACATATGTGAATCTTCAACTGAATCCTGAACGATATACCGGCTACACTGGTCCATCTGCGAGAAGGATATGGGATGCTGTCTACGCAGAGAACTGTCCTAAAT ATCCATCCGAAGAGTTATGCGCTGAAGAAAGAATTCTGTACAAGTTGATATCTGGTCTTCATTCCTCTATTTCAGTCCACATAGCTTCCGATTATCTCCTTGATGAAACTACACAGATG TGGGGTCCAAATCTCTCATTGTTGTATGATCGGGTCCTAAGATACCCAGACCGTGTCAGAAACTTGTACTTCACGTATCTCTTCGTTCTCCGAGCAGTGACAAAG GCTGCAGATTACTTGGAACATGCTGAATATGACACTGGTAATCCTACTGAGGATCTCAAGACACAATCCTTGGTGAGACAGCTACTCTATAATCCCAATCTACAAGCTGCTTGCCCTGTCCCATTTGATGAAGCTAAGCTGTGGAAAGGCCAACGTGGACCTGAACTAAAGCAGAAAATACAGAAACAGTTCAGAAACATCAG TGCATTGATGGATTGTGTCGGATGTGAAAAATGTCGACTTTGGGGGAAGCTTCAGGTCCTTGGTCTTGGCACCGCACTTAAAATCCTCTTCTCTGTTGACGGTCAACAAAATGCTGTTCAAACT CTGCACCTGCAAAGGAATGAGGTGATTGCCTTGGTGAACCTACTAAATCGGCTCTCAGAATCCGTCAAGTTTGTTAATGAAATGGGATCAGAAGGGCAGATTTCTTCACCCACCACCCCAAATTGCCCTTTGCAAAGGATGTGGGCGTCAATGTTTAATACACCAGCCCCAAGTTGCCCATTGCGAAAGATGTGGGCGTCAATGCTCAATACACCAGCCCCAAGTTGCCCGTTGCAAAGGATGTGGGGGTCAATATTTAAAACACCAGCCCCAAGTTGCCCGTTGCAAAAGATTTGGGCATCGTTAAAACGTAG GTAA